The following proteins are encoded in a genomic region of Anticarsia gemmatalis isolate Benzon Research Colony breed Stoneville strain chromosome 17, ilAntGemm2 primary, whole genome shotgun sequence:
- the LOC142980084 gene encoding uncharacterized protein LOC142980084 has protein sequence MKLFVIAALIAVSAAGRLEHLERSYLPPGNSIGSARSGSGGFGSSHGSFGASAGGFGGAGAAQPGFNARASTQYLPPSNGGSSFGGSQGFGGQNGFQRSSSSPSQQYNIPSTSYGTPQGSGSFSGQARSNSQSGATSRQYLAPHANSAQGGQQFGSGSQGGHFGGASQNGQFGAASRQYLAPHAGGSQNGGSHFGGSQNGGSQFGGSHGGSQFGSQSGATSRQYLAPHAGGSQNGGSHFGGAQNGGSQFGGSQNGAASRQYLAPHAGGSQNGGSSFGGSHNGGSQFGGSHGGSQFGGRFQSQSGATSRQYLAPHASSQNTPQQPFDEQTGYQY, from the exons ATGAAACtg TTCGTGATAGCCGCCCTCATCGCCGTCAGCGCAGCAGGTCGCTTGGAACACCTGGAGCGCTCCTACCTTCCTCCTGGCAACTCCATCGGTTCCGCCAGGTCTGGATCTGGAGGCTTCGGCTCTAGCCATGGGTCCTTCGGAGCCAGTGCTGGTGGATTCGGTGGAGCTGGTGCTGCTCAGCCAGGTTTCAATGCCCGTGCTTCTACCCAGTACTTGCCTCCTTCTAACGGTGGTTCTTCTTTCGGTGGATCCCAGg GATTTGGTGGTCAGAACGGCTTCCAGCGCAGCTCTTCTTCCCCATCTCAGCAGTACAACATCCCCAGCACTTCTTACGGCACTCCTCAGGGCTCCGGTTCTTTCAGTGGTCAGGCCAGGTCTAACTCCCAGTCTGGAGCTACAAGCCGTCAGTACCTAGCTCCTCATGCCAACTCTGCTCAGGGAGGTCAGCAATTCGGATCTGGTAGCCAAGGTGGTCACTTCGGTGGTGCTAGCCAGAATGGACAGTTCGGAGCTGCCAGCCGTCAGTACCTCGCTCCTCACGCCGGTGGATCCCAAAATGGAGGATCTCATTTCGGTGGATCCCAGAACGGAGGTTCCCAATTCGGTGGTTCTCACGGTGGTTCTCAGTTCGGATCCCAATCTGGAGCGACTAGCCGTCAGTATCTGGCCCCTCATGCCGGTGGATCCCAAAATGGCGGTTCCCACTTCGGTGGTGCCCAGAATGGTGGATCCCAATTCGGCGGCTCTCAGAACGGTGCCGCTAGCCGTCAGTACCTTGCTCCTCACGCTGGTGGATCTCAAAATGGAGGATCTTCGTTCGGTGGGTCCCACAACGGAGGTTCCCAATTCGGTGGTTCCCACGGTGGCTCCCAGTTCGGTGGAAGGTTCCAGTCTCAGTCTGGTGCAACCAGCCGTCAATACCTGGCTCCTCACGCCTCCTCCCAGAACACTCCTCAGCAGCCCTTCGACGAACAAACCGGCTACCAGTACTAG
- the LOC142979868 gene encoding uncharacterized protein LOC142979868, producing the protein MKLFVFAALITISYAARLEHLEQQQQLRAYLPPHQAANFGAAQGSFGANGFEASGSRATYNAAFPSASNQYLPPDHGPSAGGPQFAGSINGFGAAPVQQLSPQDAAPQGSSPFGAQANYQPALNNQYLAPHSSQNIPQQPFDEQTGYHY; encoded by the exons ATGAAACTG TTCGTATTCGCCGCCCTCATCACCATCAGCTACGCTGCCCGTCTCGAACACTTGGAACAGCAGCAGCAACTCCGTGCCTACCTTCCTCCCCACCAAGCTGCTAACTTCGGAGCTGCCCAAGGTTCCTTCGGAGCCAACGGTTTTGAAGCTTCTGGTTCCAGAGCTACTTACAATGCCGCTTTCCCAAGTGCTTCAAACCAGTACCTGCCCCCTGACCATGGACCTTCTGCTGGTGGCCCCCAGTTCGCTGGTTCTATCAACG GTTTCGGCGCAGCCCCCGTCCAGCAGCTAAGTCCTCAAGACGCTGCTCCCCAAGGATCCAGTCCGTTCGGAGCTCAAGCCAACTACCAGCCAGCCCTGAACAACCAGTACCTCGCTCCTCACTCCTCACAGAACATCCCTCAGCAACCCTTCGATGAGCAGACCGGTTACCATTACTAA
- the LOC142979885 gene encoding uncharacterized protein LOC142979885: MKLFVVAALIAVSSAARLEHLEHQHHQQLREYLPPDHGSGFGPHDAVGAHSGPHGAVAGSHAVHAGSHAAHVGSHGHAGSFGGQPGAFASAGAGQPSAHAVAGFPGASNQYLAPDQGPSASSSAGQTHFDGAVHGHEHGSHIAQNTHEPQIPPQAIPIHQLLNPHVKNPNTYDRYQQQIPSHSGSHQPSGPHGHSAQEVPQQSFDARTGYHY, from the exons ATGAAActg TTCGTAGTCGCCGCCCTCATCGCCGTCAGCTCAGCTGCGCGCTTGGAGCACTTAGAACATCAACACCACCAACAACTCCGTGAATACCTTCCCCCTGACCATGGCTCTGGCTTCGGTCCTCATGATGCCGTTGGGGCTCACTCGGGACCCCATGGAGCCGTTGCTGGATCCCACGCTGTCCATGCTGGATCCCACGCGGCCCATGTTGGATCCCATGGTCATGCAGGATCTTTCGGAGGTCAGCCAGGAGCGTTCGCCTCAGCTGGAGCTGGTCAACCCAGTGCTCATGCTGTAGCCGGCTTCCCTGGTGCTTCCAACCAGTATCTTGCTCCTGATCAAGGACCTTCGGCTTCTTCTTCTGCTGGTCAAACTCATTTCGATGGTGCTGTACATG GTCACGAGCACGGATCCCACATCGCCCAGAACACCCACGAACCTCAGATCCCTCCCCAAGCTATTCCCATCCACCAGCTCCTCAACCCTCATGTTAAAAACCCCAACACCTACGACAGATACCAGCAGCAGATTCCCTCTCACTCCGGCAGCCACCAGCCCTCTGGTCCTCATGGTCACTCTGCCCAGGAGGTTCCTCAGCAATCCTTTGATGCCCGTACTGGTTACCATTACTAA
- the LOC142979776 gene encoding pupal cuticle protein 36a-like, which translates to MKLFIVAAVLGVCLADRLDNKYLPPRGNAGAGGFGPGFGAAGAPSFGGGHGGAGGAGGFGHGGAGGAGGFGRGAGAGGAAGFGHGGGAGGAGGYGGAQHAGNGYNAGAGAGGYNAGGRGANSADANAQILRLNSDVTAEGFSYDFETSNGIRADASGVATNGVQSSGSFAYKGDDGQDYSITYTADENGYQPQGAHLPTSPPIPEAILKSLEQNARDEAAGIIDDGTYRGEGANGGAAGYSSGGPGGYSGAGAGGAFGGAGGAFGGAGSGAGAGAFGGSGAGAGGAFGGAGGRGGSFGGAASRQYLAPNAGPRGSGSGNFNSQTGYRY; encoded by the exons atgaaattg TTCATCGTAGCCGCTGTCCTCGGCGTCTGCCTAGCAGACCGTCTTGACAACAAATACCTCCCTCCTAGAGGAAACGCTGGTGCCGGTGGTTTCGGCCCAGGATTCGGTGCTGCTGGAGCTCCTAGCTTCGGCGGTGGCCATGGAGGAGCCGGTGGAGCCGGTGGCTTCGGCCATGGTGGTGCCGGAGGTGCTGGAGGTTTCGGCCGTGGAGCCGGCGCTGGCGGTGCCGCTGGATTCGGCCACGGTGGCGGTGCCGGCGGCGCTGGAGGCTACGGTGGCGCCCAACACGCTGGAAACGGATACAACGCTGGCGCTGGCGCTGGCGGCTACAACGCTGGAGGCCGTGGTGCTAACTCCGCTGACGCCAACGCTCAGATCCTCAGATTGAACAGCGACGTCACCGCTGAAGGCTTCTCTTACGACTTCGAAACTTCCAACGGAATCCGTGCTGATGCGTCCGGCGTTGCCACCAACGGTGTTCAGTCTTCTGGCAGCTTCGCGTACAAGGGTGATGATGGTCAGGACTACAGCATTACCTACACTGCTGATGAGAACGGCTACCAGCCCCAGGGTGCCCATCTGCCCACCTCTCCCCCGATCCCTGAAGCTATCTTGAAGTCTTTGGAACAGAACGCCCGTGATGAGGCTGCTGGCATCATTGATGATG GTACCTACCGCGGTGAGGGCGCTAACGGTGGTGCCGCTGGCTACTCCTCCGGCGGCCCTGGTGGATACTCCGGCGCTGGTGCTGGTGGTGCCTTCGGCGGTGCCGGTGGTGCCTTCGGTGGTGCTGGATCTGGTGCTGGAGCGGGAGCTTTCGGCGGTAGTGGCGCTGGAGCCGGTGGTGCTTTCGGTGGTGCCGGCGGCCGTGGTGGCTCCTTCGGTGGTGCCGCCTCCCGCCAATACCTCGCCCCCAACGCTGGACCCAGAGGCTCCGGATCAGGCAACTTCAACTCCCAAACTGGCTACCGGTATTAA